A region from the Streptomyces sp. 3214.6 genome encodes:
- a CDS encoding DUF7144 family membrane protein has product MSANPPAGDPHGEIGTAWSTPRGGPRRTTPPGSRIGGGVVFAGVLMLCSGVLAVLQGIAAIAEDVVYARVGTYVYELSLTGWGWIHLVLGVVAAATGVALLKNAHWARFPGILLAALSLVAQFLFLPYEPLWSITVMAIDVFVIWSLTTPWEVQGGTT; this is encoded by the coding sequence ATGAGTGCGAACCCCCCGGCCGGCGACCCGCACGGCGAGATCGGCACCGCCTGGTCCACGCCACGCGGCGGACCACGCCGGACCACCCCGCCCGGCAGCCGGATCGGCGGCGGCGTCGTCTTCGCCGGCGTCCTGATGCTGTGCAGCGGCGTGCTCGCCGTCCTCCAGGGCATTGCGGCCATCGCCGAGGACGTCGTCTACGCTCGCGTCGGCACCTACGTCTACGAACTCAGTCTCACCGGCTGGGGCTGGATCCACCTCGTCCTCGGCGTCGTCGCGGCCGCGACCGGCGTGGCCCTCCTGAAGAACGCCCACTGGGCCCGCTTCCCGGGCATCCTCCTCGCCGCGCTGAGCCTGGTCGCCCAGTTCCTGTTCCTGCCCTACGAGCCGCTCTGGTCGATCACCGTCATGGCGATCGACGTGTTCGTGATCTGGTCCCTGACGACGCCATGGGAGGTGCAGGGCGGCACGACGTGA
- the lpdA gene encoding dihydrolipoyl dehydrogenase, which yields MPEQDERFDVVVLGAGPGGYVAAVRAAQLGKRVAVIEEKYWGGVCLNVGCIPTKALLRNAELAHIFTHDAKTFGIKVDGQVSFDYGEAYRRSRKVADGRVKGVHYLMKKNKITELDGRGAFVDDHTLRVTGYDGEIRTIGFDHCIIATGATPKLLPGTKRTARVVTYEEQILAEDLPQSIVIAGAGAIGIEFAYVLHNYGVKVTIVEFLDRVAPLEDAEVSAELAKQYRRLGIDVLTSTRVEAIDESGPQVRVTVTGKDGAQQVLEADKVLQAIGFAPNVTGYGLENTGVKVTERGAIDVDGRCRTSVPHIYAIGDVTAKLMLAHAAEAMGVIAAETLADAETMELDYAMIPRATYCQPQIASFGYTEEQARERGYDVKVAKFPFTANGKSHGLGDTTGFVKLISDAKYGELIGGHLIGPDVTELLPELTLAQQWDLTVHEVARNVHAHPTLGEAVKEAVHGLAGHMINM from the coding sequence ATGCCCGAGCAGGACGAACGCTTCGACGTCGTGGTCCTCGGCGCCGGTCCCGGCGGCTACGTCGCCGCGGTCCGCGCCGCCCAGCTGGGCAAGCGTGTCGCGGTGATCGAGGAGAAGTACTGGGGCGGCGTCTGCCTCAACGTGGGCTGCATCCCCACCAAGGCCCTCCTGCGCAACGCCGAACTCGCGCACATCTTCACCCACGACGCGAAGACCTTCGGCATCAAGGTCGACGGGCAGGTCTCCTTCGACTACGGCGAGGCGTACCGCCGCAGCCGCAAGGTCGCCGACGGCCGGGTCAAGGGCGTCCACTACCTGATGAAGAAGAACAAGATCACCGAACTCGACGGCCGTGGCGCTTTCGTCGACGACCACACCCTCCGGGTGACCGGCTACGACGGCGAGATCCGCACCATCGGCTTCGACCACTGCATCATCGCCACCGGCGCGACCCCCAAGCTGCTGCCCGGCACCAAGCGCACCGCGCGGGTGGTGACGTACGAGGAGCAGATCCTCGCCGAGGACCTGCCGCAGTCGATCGTCATCGCGGGCGCCGGCGCCATCGGCATCGAGTTCGCCTATGTGCTGCACAACTACGGCGTGAAGGTCACGATCGTCGAGTTCCTGGACCGGGTCGCCCCGTTGGAGGACGCCGAGGTCTCCGCCGAACTGGCCAAGCAGTACCGCAGGTTGGGCATCGACGTACTGACCTCGACCCGCGTGGAGGCGATCGACGAGTCCGGTCCCCAGGTGCGTGTCACCGTGACCGGCAAGGACGGCGCCCAGCAGGTCCTGGAGGCCGACAAGGTCCTTCAGGCGATCGGGTTCGCGCCCAACGTGACCGGCTACGGCCTGGAGAACACGGGCGTGAAGGTCACCGAGCGCGGCGCGATCGACGTCGACGGCCGCTGCCGCACCTCCGTCCCGCACATCTACGCCATCGGAGACGTCACCGCGAAGCTCATGCTCGCGCACGCCGCCGAGGCGATGGGCGTCATCGCCGCCGAGACCCTCGCCGACGCGGAGACGATGGAGCTGGACTACGCCATGATCCCGCGGGCCACCTACTGCCAGCCCCAGATCGCCAGCTTCGGCTACACCGAGGAGCAAGCTCGGGAAAGGGGCTACGACGTCAAGGTGGCGAAGTTCCCGTTCACCGCGAACGGCAAGTCGCACGGCCTCGGCGACACCACCGGCTTTGTGAAACTGATCAGCGACGCCAAGTACGGCGAGCTCATCGGCGGCCACCTCATCGGCCCCGACGTCACCGAACTCCTTCCCGAGCTGACGCTGGCCCAGCAGTGGGACCTCACCGTCCACGAGGTCGCCCGTAACGTCCACGCCCATCCCACCCTGGGCGAAGCCGTCAAGGAGGCGGTGCACGGACTGGCCGGGCACATGATCAACATGTAG
- a CDS encoding glycoside hydrolase family 2 TIM barrel-domain containing protein, which yields MSHPHVSSVDRPDRPPRVEPAHSQRPVVSRRRLLEGSAAVLGALALSAPSTAHRAVAADGTPEWNGSIDAFRLGTEAPHTTLMPYADLGQALAADRTRSPYRLSLDGVWKFAYADRPDDRDADFHRTDLDDSGWDTIPVPSAWQLHGYDRPIYINITYPWWGPNGLGEEAQPPLAPTRYNPVGQYRRTFTVPRGWAGRRTFLHFEGVKSAHYVWINGELVGYHEDSYDPAEYDITPHLKPGANQIAVEVYRYSDGDWLEDQDMIRLSGIFRSVYLYSTPAVHLRDFRLDTPLSDDYKAAELSVTASVRDYGGKGAGRYSVETQLYDAHGHPVWSRPLQQAAALDAGQERTVRAAKAVPTPRLWSAEHPNLYTAVLRLRDPAGKVIETVSHRVGLREFALKDGLMRINGKPVSFRGTNRHEMHPARGSALTRADLVQDIGIIKRLNINTVRTSHYPNNPLWLELADEYGLYLVDETNLETHGIRGEYPGDHAEWTRACVARAQNMVHRDKNHASVVIWSLGNEAGGGSTFTAMHDWIRSYDTTRVIQYEGDDRPGISDIRSEMYDSPARVEARAKDTADTRPYVMIEYSHAMGNSSGNFKKYWDLVRRHDVLQGGWIWDFVDQALDWPTPVRKLFTEAGPAALRGELIAPSGSFTRDRGVSGGTVFARDARLDLTGSLTLEAWITPHVTGYHQPVLAKGDTQYALKQTDRTLEFFIYGSGQWVTASWALPDDWTGAEHHVAGVFDAAAGTLTLHVDGSVRATRTTTVRPAVNTAPLSLATDVDNPTREFSGTVRRARVYARALSAAELASAGRGPGDDGVRFWFDAATVRLTEKRPREKTFRAYGGDWGDNPNDGAFSGDGIVTADRGPTGKSAEVKRIYQAVNAAPAAGERLAPGAAITLTNEYLFTNLREFDGRWELVGDGRVLQRGKLSRAQLDVAPLSSKNVTVPFKAPGDPAPGAEYFLHLSFTIKETTKWARSGFEVARQQLVVDAGSPAVTPVSLDGVPALSHEDGETSVTVTGDDFSVTVDKRTGVITSYRADGVQLISSGPVPNFWRAPTDNDRGNGQHTRNQTWRDAGARRKVTDVNVRAVRDRAVVIKVAGTLPTTTESTYTTTYTVFGNGEIKVDNTLHPGAASLPYLPEVGTMLFLPARLEKLHYYGRGPEENHWDRNDATDVGLYSGTVTGQWTSYLRPQENGNKTDVRWVALTDGDGNGLLVSGEPLLEVNASHFTPEDLSVGARHDYQLTPRKEVVLRLNHRQMGIGGDNSWGAHTHDEYKLFADRDYAYTYRLRPLTDVREATAASRRPTAEE from the coding sequence ATGTCGCACCCGCACGTGTCGTCCGTGGACCGGCCGGACCGCCCCCCGCGGGTGGAGCCGGCTCATTCCCAGCGGCCGGTCGTCAGCCGCCGTCGTCTGCTCGAAGGGTCCGCCGCCGTCCTCGGCGCCCTCGCCCTGTCCGCACCGTCCACCGCACACCGGGCCGTCGCGGCGGACGGTACGCCGGAGTGGAACGGTTCCATCGACGCTTTCCGGCTCGGCACCGAAGCCCCGCACACCACCCTCATGCCGTACGCGGACCTCGGCCAGGCGCTCGCCGCCGACCGCACCCGCTCCCCGTACCGGCTGAGTCTGGACGGTGTCTGGAAGTTCGCGTACGCCGACCGCCCCGACGACCGAGACGCCGACTTCCACCGCACCGATCTCGACGACAGCGGCTGGGACACCATCCCCGTTCCCTCCGCCTGGCAGCTGCACGGTTACGACCGGCCGATCTACATCAACATCACCTACCCGTGGTGGGGCCCCAACGGCCTGGGCGAGGAGGCGCAGCCGCCGCTCGCCCCCACCCGCTACAACCCCGTCGGCCAGTACCGTCGCACCTTCACGGTCCCGCGCGGCTGGGCGGGACGGCGGACGTTCCTTCACTTCGAGGGGGTCAAGTCCGCCCACTACGTATGGATCAACGGTGAGCTGGTCGGCTACCACGAGGATTCCTACGACCCCGCCGAGTACGACATCACCCCACACCTCAAGCCGGGCGCCAACCAGATCGCCGTGGAGGTCTACCGCTACTCCGACGGGGACTGGCTGGAGGACCAGGACATGATCCGGCTGAGCGGCATCTTCCGCTCGGTCTACCTCTACTCCACGCCGGCCGTGCACCTGCGCGACTTCAGGCTGGACACCCCGCTGAGCGACGACTACAAGGCGGCCGAGCTGTCGGTCACCGCCAGCGTGCGGGACTACGGCGGGAAGGGCGCGGGCCGGTACTCCGTCGAGACCCAGCTGTACGACGCGCACGGGCATCCGGTGTGGTCCAGGCCGCTCCAGCAGGCCGCCGCGCTCGACGCCGGACAGGAGAGGACCGTGCGGGCGGCGAAGGCGGTGCCGACACCGCGTCTGTGGTCGGCCGAACACCCAAACCTCTACACGGCCGTGCTCCGCCTGCGCGACCCCGCGGGAAAGGTGATCGAAACCGTTTCCCATCGGGTCGGCCTGCGCGAGTTCGCGCTCAAGGACGGGCTGATGCGCATCAACGGCAAGCCGGTTTCCTTCCGGGGCACCAACCGGCACGAGATGCACCCGGCGCGCGGCTCGGCCCTCACCCGCGCGGACCTGGTCCAGGACATCGGGATCATCAAGCGGCTGAACATCAACACCGTGCGCACCTCGCACTACCCCAACAACCCGCTCTGGCTGGAACTCGCCGACGAGTACGGCCTGTACCTCGTGGACGAGACCAACCTCGAGACCCACGGCATCCGGGGCGAGTACCCCGGCGACCACGCCGAGTGGACCAGGGCGTGCGTGGCCCGCGCCCAGAACATGGTGCACCGCGACAAGAACCACGCCTCGGTCGTCATCTGGTCCCTCGGCAACGAGGCCGGCGGCGGCAGCACGTTCACCGCCATGCACGACTGGATCCGCTCCTACGACACCACCCGCGTCATCCAGTACGAGGGCGACGACCGCCCGGGAATCAGCGACATCCGCTCCGAGATGTACGACAGTCCCGCCCGCGTCGAGGCCCGCGCGAAGGACACCGCCGACACCCGGCCGTACGTGATGATCGAGTACTCCCACGCGATGGGCAACTCCAGCGGAAACTTCAAGAAGTACTGGGATCTCGTCCGCCGCCACGACGTGCTGCAGGGCGGCTGGATCTGGGACTTCGTCGACCAGGCCCTCGATTGGCCCACCCCCGTCCGCAAGCTGTTCACCGAGGCCGGTCCCGCCGCACTGCGCGGCGAGCTCATCGCCCCCAGCGGCAGCTTCACCCGTGACCGGGGCGTGTCCGGTGGAACCGTTTTCGCCCGCGACGCGCGCCTCGACCTCACCGGCTCACTCACCCTGGAGGCGTGGATCACCCCGCACGTAACCGGTTACCACCAGCCCGTCCTCGCCAAGGGCGACACCCAGTACGCCCTGAAACAGACCGACAGGACCCTGGAGTTCTTCATCTACGGCAGCGGTCAGTGGGTCACTGCGAGCTGGGCGCTGCCGGACGACTGGACCGGCGCCGAACACCATGTCGCGGGCGTCTTCGACGCGGCGGCCGGCACCCTGACCCTTCATGTCGACGGCTCGGTCCGGGCGACCCGGACCACCACGGTGCGCCCCGCCGTCAACACCGCCCCGCTGTCCCTGGCCACCGACGTCGACAACCCGACCCGGGAGTTCAGCGGCACCGTCCGCCGGGCCCGGGTGTACGCCCGGGCGCTGAGCGCCGCCGAACTGGCCTCCGCCGGCCGTGGCCCCGGCGACGACGGCGTACGGTTCTGGTTCGACGCCGCCACCGTCCGCCTCACCGAGAAGCGGCCCCGTGAGAAGACGTTCCGCGCCTACGGCGGCGACTGGGGCGACAACCCCAACGACGGGGCCTTCTCCGGCGACGGCATCGTCACCGCCGACCGTGGACCCACCGGCAAGTCGGCGGAGGTCAAGCGGATCTACCAGGCCGTCAACGCCGCACCGGCCGCCGGCGAACGGCTCGCTCCCGGAGCGGCGATCACCCTCACCAACGAGTACCTCTTCACCAACCTCCGTGAATTCGACGGACGGTGGGAGCTCGTCGGCGACGGCAGAGTGCTGCAACGCGGAAAGCTGAGCCGTGCGCAGCTGGACGTGGCTCCGCTGTCGAGCAAGAACGTCACCGTCCCCTTCAAGGCGCCGGGGGATCCGGCGCCGGGCGCCGAGTACTTCCTGCACCTGTCGTTCACCATCAAGGAGACGACGAAGTGGGCGCGGTCCGGCTTCGAGGTGGCCAGGCAGCAGCTCGTCGTCGACGCCGGCAGCCCCGCCGTCACCCCCGTGTCCCTGGACGGAGTGCCCGCGCTCAGCCATGAGGACGGCGAGACGTCGGTCACCGTCACGGGCGACGACTTCTCCGTCACCGTCGACAAGAGGACCGGTGTCATCACGTCCTACCGGGCCGACGGCGTTCAGCTGATCTCCTCCGGGCCGGTCCCGAACTTCTGGCGTGCCCCCACCGACAACGACCGGGGAAACGGCCAGCACACCCGCAACCAGACCTGGCGCGACGCCGGCGCGCGCCGCAAGGTGACCGACGTCAACGTGCGGGCGGTGCGCGACCGGGCCGTAGTGATCAAGGTCGCCGGCACCCTGCCCACGACGACGGAATCGACGTACACCACCACCTACACCGTCTTCGGAAACGGTGAGATCAAGGTCGACAACACGCTGCATCCGGGCGCGGCCTCGCTGCCGTACCTCCCGGAGGTCGGCACGATGCTGTTCCTGCCCGCCCGTCTGGAGAAACTGCATTACTACGGCCGCGGCCCCGAGGAGAACCACTGGGACCGCAACGACGCCACCGACGTGGGCCTGTACTCCGGCACCGTCACCGGGCAGTGGACCTCCTATCTGCGTCCGCAGGAGAACGGCAACAAGACCGACGTGCGGTGGGTCGCCCTCACCGACGGCGACGGCAACGGCCTGCTCGTCTCCGGTGAGCCGCTCCTGGAGGTCAACGCCTCGCACTTCACGCCCGAGGACCTGTCGGTCGGGGCCCGCCACGACTACCAGCTCACACCCCGCAAGGAGGTCGTACTCCGCCTGAACCACCGGCAGATGGGCATCGGCGGCGACAACAGCTGGGGCGCGCACACCCACGACGAGTACAAGCTGTTCGCCGACCGCGACTACGCGTACACCTACCGTCTGCGGCCGTTGACCGATGTGCGCGAGGCGACGGCCGCCTCGCGCAGGCCCACCGCCGAGGAGTAA
- a CDS encoding molybdopterin-dependent oxidoreductase, translated as MVLDIGFGPDGRRTVLKASGDKEHPANFGRLCTKGATTADMLAAPGRLTTALVRSDRGEEPEPAPVEAAVAETARRLRAIVDEHGPDAVALYVSGQMSLEAQYLANKLVKGYLRTNQIESNSRLCMASAGTGYKLSLGADGPPGSYEDLDKADVFLVIGSNMADCHPILFLRMMDRVKAGAKLIVVDPRRTATAAKADLFLQVKPGTDLALLNGLLHLLHESGHTDPAFVTAHTEGWEAMPEFLADYPPATVAEITGLPEADLREAARLIGEAGEWTSCWTMGLNQSTHGTWNTNALINLHLATGAICRPGSGPFSLTGQPNAMGGREMGYMGPGLPGQRSVLVDADRAFVEELWGLEPGTIRADGVGKGTVEMFRKMAEGEIKACWIICTNPVASVANRRTVIEGLEAAEFVVAQDVFADTETNAYADVVLPGALWTETEGVLINSERNLTLARPAADPPGEAMADWQLIAAVARAMGYESGFTYDSAEQVFEEIKRAHNPATGYDLRGVTYDRLRATPVQWPAATADGPDRNPIRYVNDDGSLTFPTASGRAVFHPRPHVPPAEMPDDDYPFVLNTGRLQHQWHTLTKTAKVAKLNKLNPGPFVEVHPEDAAALGVADGDSVEVASRRGRAVLPAVVTDRVLPGSCFAPFHWNDLFGEYLSVNAVTSDAVDPLSFQPELKVCAVSLTRVSTPVTVQVPATDTPATATTAMGTRVMAGPVTETPATETSALGASAPVPAPVLVPTAVQPSAAAVFGLDPAPPPALTERERQYLVGFLAGIPAGAPGVPVLPPDAPFSPEHALWVNGTLAGMYSRTTAAPQESPARQVVILWASQTGNAEDFAAATAARLTEGGHPASLVAMDEADPASLPAAADLLLITSTFGDGDAPDNGAGFWDGLAALDTGRLEGRRYAVLAFGDSSYDDFCGHGRRLDHRMDELGAVRLAPRTDCEPDYETEAEAWLDQVVTALKEATELVPAAPVATPPASPAAAPVPALGPASTSAAVATRPAPAAPAAPARSRRPVPVTARLTGNRLLSRPGSGKEVRRFTFDTGDSESPLVYEAGDALGVRPLNSPELVAEWLSVTGLDAHAPVVLSGFGEVAVGEALLRHLDITRITPALLRFAADRTRDPRELRKLLRPDNKDELAKWSWGRQAVDVAAELGLRADAQEWAEVLGRLQPRLYSISSSPLTDPHLVSLTVSVVRYENLAGRPRQGVCSPFLADAEPGTEVPVHVQRSPHFRPPADPSTPMVMVGPGTGVAPFVGFLEERRARGHRAPNWLFFGEQHRATDFYYEDELSGLRADGTLTRLDTAFSRDQRAKVYVQDRIREHGSHLWSWLQDGAHFYVCGDASRMAKDVDRALRDVAVVHGGMSEEEAAAHVKQLAADKRYVRDVY; from the coding sequence ATGGTCCTGGACATCGGCTTCGGACCGGACGGACGGCGTACGGTCCTGAAGGCGTCCGGCGACAAGGAGCACCCCGCGAACTTCGGCCGGCTGTGCACCAAGGGTGCGACCACCGCCGACATGCTCGCCGCCCCCGGCCGGCTGACCACCGCCCTCGTCCGCTCGGACCGTGGCGAGGAACCGGAACCCGCCCCCGTGGAAGCGGCCGTCGCCGAGACGGCACGGCGACTGCGGGCCATCGTCGACGAGCACGGCCCCGACGCGGTCGCCCTCTACGTCTCCGGCCAGATGAGCCTCGAAGCGCAGTACCTCGCCAACAAACTGGTGAAGGGCTACCTCCGTACCAACCAGATCGAGTCGAACTCCCGACTGTGCATGGCAAGCGCCGGAACCGGTTACAAGCTGTCTCTGGGCGCCGACGGCCCGCCCGGCTCCTACGAGGACCTCGACAAGGCGGACGTCTTCCTCGTCATCGGCTCCAACATGGCCGACTGCCACCCGATCCTGTTCCTGCGGATGATGGACCGGGTGAAAGCGGGCGCGAAACTGATCGTCGTCGACCCGCGCCGCACCGCCACCGCGGCGAAAGCCGACCTGTTCCTCCAGGTCAAGCCGGGTACCGACCTGGCCCTCCTCAACGGTCTGCTCCACCTCCTGCACGAGAGCGGCCACACCGACCCCGCCTTCGTCACCGCCCACACCGAAGGCTGGGAGGCGATGCCGGAGTTCCTCGCCGACTACCCACCCGCGACCGTCGCGGAGATCACCGGCCTCCCGGAGGCCGACCTGCGCGAGGCCGCGCGGCTGATCGGGGAGGCGGGGGAGTGGACCAGTTGCTGGACCATGGGCCTCAACCAGTCCACGCACGGCACCTGGAACACCAACGCGCTCATCAACCTCCACCTCGCCACCGGCGCGATCTGCCGCCCGGGCAGCGGGCCCTTCTCCCTCACCGGCCAGCCCAACGCCATGGGCGGCCGGGAAATGGGTTACATGGGTCCGGGGCTCCCCGGCCAGCGCTCCGTCCTCGTCGACGCCGACCGTGCCTTCGTCGAGGAGCTGTGGGGGCTCGAACCGGGCACCATCCGGGCCGACGGCGTCGGCAAGGGCACCGTCGAGATGTTCCGGAAAATGGCCGAGGGCGAGATCAAGGCCTGCTGGATCATCTGCACCAACCCGGTCGCCTCCGTCGCCAACCGCAGAACGGTCATCGAGGGGCTGGAGGCAGCCGAGTTCGTCGTCGCCCAGGACGTCTTCGCCGACACCGAGACCAACGCCTACGCCGACGTCGTCCTGCCCGGCGCGCTGTGGACGGAGACCGAGGGCGTCCTCATCAACAGCGAGCGCAACCTCACCCTCGCCCGGCCCGCCGCCGACCCGCCCGGCGAGGCCATGGCCGACTGGCAGCTCATCGCGGCCGTCGCCCGCGCAATGGGTTACGAGAGCGGTTTCACCTACGACAGCGCCGAGCAGGTCTTCGAGGAGATCAAGCGCGCCCACAACCCGGCAACCGGTTACGACCTGCGCGGAGTGACGTACGACCGACTGCGCGCCACCCCCGTGCAGTGGCCTGCCGCCACCGCCGACGGCCCCGACCGCAACCCGATCCGGTACGTGAACGACGACGGCTCGCTCACCTTTCCCACGGCTTCCGGCCGCGCCGTCTTCCACCCGCGTCCGCACGTCCCGCCCGCCGAGATGCCGGACGACGACTATCCGTTCGTCCTGAACACCGGACGCCTCCAGCACCAGTGGCACACCCTGACCAAGACCGCGAAGGTGGCCAAGCTCAACAAGCTCAACCCCGGCCCGTTCGTCGAGGTGCACCCCGAGGACGCGGCCGCGCTCGGCGTGGCCGACGGCGACTCCGTCGAGGTCGCCTCGCGGCGCGGGCGGGCCGTGCTGCCGGCCGTCGTCACCGATCGCGTCCTGCCCGGCTCCTGTTTCGCGCCGTTCCACTGGAACGACCTGTTCGGCGAGTACCTCAGCGTCAACGCGGTCACCAGCGACGCCGTCGACCCGCTCTCCTTCCAGCCCGAGCTGAAGGTGTGCGCCGTCTCGCTGACCAGGGTTTCGACACCGGTTACCGTGCAGGTTCCGGCCACGGACACCCCGGCCACAGCCACCACGGCCATGGGGACGCGCGTCATGGCCGGACCGGTCACGGAAACTCCGGCAACGGAGACCTCTGCCCTGGGGGCCTCCGCGCCCGTGCCCGCGCCCGTCCTCGTACCGACCGCGGTCCAGCCCTCCGCGGCCGCCGTCTTCGGCCTGGATCCCGCCCCGCCGCCGGCCCTGACCGAACGCGAACGGCAGTACCTCGTCGGTTTCCTCGCCGGCATCCCGGCCGGCGCCCCCGGCGTCCCCGTCCTGCCGCCGGACGCGCCCTTCAGCCCCGAGCACGCCCTGTGGGTCAACGGCACCCTCGCCGGCATGTACTCCCGCACCACCGCCGCGCCCCAGGAATCCCCGGCGCGCCAGGTCGTGATCCTCTGGGCCTCCCAGACCGGCAACGCCGAGGACTTCGCCGCCGCCACCGCCGCCCGGCTCACCGAGGGCGGCCACCCGGCGTCCCTCGTCGCCATGGATGAGGCCGACCCCGCCAGCCTGCCCGCAGCCGCCGACCTGCTGCTGATCACCAGCACCTTCGGCGACGGCGACGCCCCCGACAACGGCGCCGGCTTCTGGGACGGCCTCGCCGCGCTGGACACCGGCCGTCTCGAAGGCCGCCGCTACGCCGTCCTCGCCTTCGGGGACTCCTCGTACGACGACTTCTGCGGACACGGCCGACGCTTGGACCACCGTATGGACGAGCTCGGCGCGGTCCGGCTGGCCCCGCGCACGGACTGTGAACCGGACTACGAGACGGAGGCGGAGGCCTGGCTGGACCAGGTGGTCACCGCGCTCAAGGAGGCCACGGAGCTCGTGCCCGCGGCCCCCGTCGCGACCCCGCCCGCGTCCCCCGCCGCCGCCCCTGTCCCGGCCCTCGGCCCTGCCTCGACGTCCGCCGCCGTCGCCACCAGGCCCGCGCCCGCCGCTCCCGCCGCTCCCGCCCGCTCCCGGCGGCCCGTTCCCGTCACCGCCCGCCTCACCGGCAACCGGTTGCTGAGCCGGCCGGGTTCCGGCAAGGAGGTCCGGCGCTTCACCTTCGACACCGGCGACAGCGAGAGCCCGCTCGTCTACGAGGCCGGCGACGCCCTCGGCGTGCGCCCCCTCAACTCCCCCGAACTGGTGGCGGAGTGGCTGTCCGTCACCGGCCTCGACGCGCACGCGCCTGTTGTCCTGAGCGGTTTCGGAGAGGTTGCCGTCGGCGAGGCCCTGCTGCGGCACCTGGACATCACCCGGATCACCCCGGCCCTGCTCCGCTTCGCCGCCGACCGCACCCGCGACCCGCGCGAGTTGCGGAAACTGTTGCGCCCGGACAACAAGGACGAGCTGGCGAAGTGGTCCTGGGGCCGCCAAGCCGTCGACGTGGCAGCCGAGTTGGGCCTGCGCGCCGACGCCCAGGAATGGGCCGAGGTACTCGGAAGGCTGCAGCCGCGCCTGTACTCCATCTCGTCCAGCCCGCTGACCGACCCCCACCTTGTGTCGCTCACCGTTTCCGTCGTGCGGTACGAGAACCTGGCCGGCCGACCCCGGCAGGGCGTCTGCTCGCCCTTCCTCGCCGACGCCGAACCCGGCACCGAGGTCCCGGTCCATGTGCAGCGCTCCCCGCACTTCCGACCGCCCGCCGACCCCTCGACCCCGATGGTGATGGTCGGCCCGGGAACGGGGGTGGCGCCGTTCGTCGGGTTCCTCGAGGAGCGCCGGGCCCGCGGACACCGGGCTCCCAACTGGCTGTTCTTCGGCGAGCAGCACCGGGCGACGGACTTCTACTACGAGGACGAGCTGAGCGGCCTGCGGGCCGACGGCACCCTGACCCGACTGGACACCGCCTTCTCCCGCGACCAGCGCGCCAAGGTCTACGTCCAGGACCGGATCCGCGAGCACGGCTCCCACCTGTGGTCCTGGCTCCAGGACGGCGCCCACTTCTACGTCTGCGGGGACGCCTCCCGCATGGCCAAGGACGTGGACCGGGCCCTGCGCGACGTCGCCGTCGTCCACGGCGGCATGAGCGAGGAGGAGGCGGCGGCGCATGTGAAGCAGCTCGCCGCCGACAAGCGGTACGTACGGGACGTTTACTGA